The Neobacillus sp. OS1-2 genome includes a window with the following:
- a CDS encoding NAD(P)H-quinone oxidoreductase — translation MKAILVEDKNQDLYIGDVRDPILKDGELLVKVKATAINRADILQRKGLYPPPPGASTIIGLEMSGVVEKVGGGVKGWKEGDRIHALLPGGGYAEKVVIPADMGMRIPDGLTFEEAAAIPEAFLTAYLNLIVLGNLKSGEHVLIHAGASGVGTAAIQIATEIGATSIVTAGSSEKLDRCSALGANFTVNYKEDDFSNKVHDVTKGSGVQVILDFVGASYWESNLQSIGIDGRWIFVGSLGGRELTNANLGPFLQKRINFIGSTLRSRSTPFKIELTRKFEEFSKERFKNRKLAPIIDCVYNWQDVALAHQYMAENRNIGKIVLKVE, via the coding sequence TTGAAGGCTATTCTTGTAGAAGATAAAAACCAAGACCTGTATATAGGTGATGTGAGAGATCCAATCCTAAAGGATGGGGAATTACTCGTAAAAGTGAAAGCAACCGCCATTAATCGTGCAGACATCTTGCAGCGAAAAGGCTTATATCCACCACCACCTGGTGCATCAACGATTATCGGGTTGGAGATGTCTGGTGTGGTAGAGAAAGTAGGGGGCGGGGTTAAAGGATGGAAAGAAGGGGATCGTATTCATGCCTTATTACCTGGTGGTGGATATGCTGAGAAGGTGGTTATTCCTGCAGATATGGGAATGAGAATACCTGATGGGCTTACTTTTGAAGAAGCAGCTGCCATTCCTGAAGCATTTCTGACAGCCTATTTAAACCTTATTGTATTGGGCAATTTGAAATCAGGTGAACATGTTCTTATACATGCTGGAGCTAGTGGTGTTGGGACAGCAGCAATTCAGATTGCTACGGAAATCGGAGCTACAAGCATTGTAACAGCTGGATCTTCGGAGAAATTGGACCGATGCTCCGCCCTAGGGGCAAACTTCACAGTTAACTATAAGGAGGATGATTTCTCAAACAAAGTTCATGATGTAACAAAAGGAAGCGGTGTTCAGGTAATTCTAGATTTTGTTGGTGCTTCCTATTGGGAATCAAATTTGCAGTCAATCGGGATTGATGGCAGATGGATATTTGTGGGATCCCTAGGTGGACGGGAACTAACAAATGCAAATTTAGGTCCATTTCTTCAAAAGAGGATAAACTTTATCGGTTCAACTCTTAGGTCTAGGAGCACACCCTTTAAGATTGAATTAACACGGAAGTTTGAGGAATTTTCAAAGGAAAGATTTAAAAATAGGAAACTAGCTCCCATTATTGATTGTGTTTACAACTGGCAAGATGTAGCTCTAGCCCATCAGTATATGGCTGAAAATCGGAATATCGGGAAAATAGTTTTGAAAGTAGAGTAA
- a CDS encoding aldehyde dehydrogenase family protein: MIDSLTKKKLLIQGQWVETQEYKSLISPYSGEIIGEIPVASHEDLELAIQSAYKAKNIMAKMPAHQRAMILENLVTLLTERAEEASEIIAVEAAKPIGAARIEVTRTIQTYKFAAEEAKRINGETISLDAAPGGEGRLAYTIHEPIGVVGAITPFNFPMNLVAHKLGPAIASGNTIVLKPASQTPLSAFFIGELLQKAGLPDGALNIITGSGSVIGDKIVTDKRINMITFTGSPTVGINIRNKAGLKRVTLELGSNSAAIIDKGVDINKIIQRCVSGAFSFQGQVCISLQRIYVHEDEYEAFLSKFVTETKKLKLGDPRDSSTDVSALIHPSETERVIGWIQEAKSLGAKVVTGGLVEGGVLQPTVLVEVNPELKVSCQEVFGPVVIIDKFSSIDQAIDKVNDSRFGLQAGVYTGNIHTALDAVDKLHVGGVMINDIPTFRVDQMPYGGVKESGMGREGIKYAIEEMTELKLVVLNRN, from the coding sequence ATGATTGATAGTTTAACGAAAAAAAAATTACTGATTCAAGGACAATGGGTAGAAACACAGGAATATAAAAGTCTCATTTCACCCTATTCTGGTGAAATCATTGGTGAAATCCCAGTAGCCTCACATGAAGATCTAGAATTAGCCATCCAATCTGCTTACAAGGCAAAAAACATTATGGCAAAAATGCCTGCCCATCAACGTGCTATGATTCTTGAAAATCTAGTTACCTTATTAACAGAAAGGGCAGAAGAAGCATCTGAGATCATTGCTGTCGAAGCTGCGAAACCAATTGGAGCCGCTCGAATTGAGGTAACCCGGACGATTCAAACCTATAAATTTGCGGCTGAAGAAGCTAAGCGAATAAATGGAGAGACGATATCACTAGATGCTGCACCAGGAGGGGAAGGAAGGTTAGCCTATACAATACATGAACCAATAGGCGTAGTCGGTGCCATAACCCCTTTTAACTTTCCTATGAATCTAGTTGCTCATAAGCTTGGCCCAGCTATCGCTTCGGGAAATACTATTGTACTGAAACCAGCTTCTCAAACCCCTTTATCTGCATTTTTTATAGGAGAATTACTACAAAAGGCTGGACTACCTGATGGAGCACTAAATATTATAACTGGAAGTGGCAGTGTAATAGGAGACAAGATTGTAACAGATAAGCGTATTAATATGATTACTTTTACTGGAAGTCCTACTGTGGGAATTAATATTAGAAATAAAGCAGGTTTGAAGCGGGTTACCCTAGAACTCGGATCGAACTCAGCTGCAATTATTGATAAAGGTGTAGATATAAATAAAATTATTCAGCGATGTGTATCGGGAGCATTTTCATTTCAAGGTCAAGTATGTATTTCCCTCCAGCGGATATATGTGCATGAAGATGAATATGAAGCATTTCTATCTAAATTCGTCACCGAAACAAAAAAATTGAAATTAGGAGATCCAAGGGATTCCTCTACGGATGTATCAGCCCTCATCCATCCAAGCGAAACAGAACGGGTAATAGGATGGATCCAAGAGGCTAAATCACTTGGTGCAAAAGTAGTAACAGGTGGTTTGGTCGAAGGAGGCGTACTTCAGCCAACTGTTCTTGTTGAGGTCAACCCGGAATTAAAAGTCTCCTGTCAGGAGGTTTTTGGACCCGTGGTGATTATTGATAAGTTCAGTTCAATTGATCAGGCTATTGATAAGGTAAATGACTCACGTTTTGGTCTTCAAGCGGGAGTTTATACCGGGAATATCCATACTGCCCTTGATGCTGTCGATAAACTACATGTTGGCGGGGTTATGATCAATGATATCCCAACATTCAGAGTTGACCAAATGCCTTATGGTGGAGTGAAAGAAAGTGGAATGGGCCGTGAAGGGATAAAATATGCAATTGAAGAAATGACAGAACTTAAGCTGGTTGTATTGAATAGAAATTAA
- a CDS encoding TetR/AcrR family transcriptional regulator, with the protein MGRDRKFNTVDLFLCTKKLIIETGYEGFTIGQVAKQLHVSRAAIYKYYQNKDELLLDFMLEEMKNTLTSFSSIPEEFSFLDKINLLLQRIFLSKDLHLILGIQEVIPTNDAPLLDAKKNQLSLMHRELYKPLIHVVQQGKTEGHIDMDLPNEMLLGFIFQSISIPNHSGMDTEQVLEYTKKLILNGILKNK; encoded by the coding sequence ATGGGGAGAGATCGGAAATTTAATACAGTGGATTTATTTCTTTGTACGAAAAAGCTCATTATTGAAACAGGGTATGAAGGGTTTACAATTGGTCAAGTTGCCAAACAGCTACACGTTTCACGAGCAGCCATTTATAAGTATTATCAAAATAAGGATGAATTGCTATTAGATTTTATGCTTGAGGAAATGAAAAATACATTGACAAGTTTTTCTTCCATTCCAGAGGAATTTTCCTTTTTAGATAAGATAAACTTACTTTTGCAAAGAATATTTCTGTCCAAGGATTTACATTTAATCCTTGGCATTCAAGAAGTCATTCCTACCAATGATGCTCCACTTTTGGACGCCAAGAAAAATCAACTTTCTCTAATGCATCGCGAACTATATAAACCTCTTATCCATGTAGTGCAGCAAGGAAAGACAGAAGGCCACATCGATATGGACCTGCCGAATGAAATGCTATTAGGATTTATCTTTCAAAGTATTTCTATTCCAAATCATTCAGGAATGGACACAGAACAAGTGCTCGAATATACGAAGAAGTTGATTTTAAATGGAATTCTAAAAAATAAGTGA
- a CDS encoding DinB family protein → MYSSIVAFIDDWNHEAVSTQHVLEALTDSSLQQQVTPDDRTLGRIAWHIVTSTPGMLNEFGIKVPFVENADTVPQSAKEIAEVFSRVSSDTAKAVKEQWSDSALTDEVNVFGMNMSKAATLLLLVKHIIHHRGQMTVLMRQAGVSVPGVYGPAREGWAQMGMSAPTI, encoded by the coding sequence ATGTATTCATCAATAGTTGCATTTATTGACGATTGGAATCATGAAGCTGTATCTACTCAACATGTATTAGAAGCGTTAACGGATAGTTCCTTGCAGCAACAAGTCACTCCAGATGATCGGACATTAGGAAGAATTGCCTGGCATATTGTGACCAGCACACCCGGGATGCTAAATGAGTTTGGCATTAAAGTCCCATTTGTCGAAAACGCTGATACCGTTCCGCAATCAGCGAAGGAAATTGCAGAGGTATTCAGTCGAGTTAGTTCCGACACTGCCAAAGCTGTAAAGGAACAATGGAGTGACAGTGCTCTAACAGATGAAGTGAATGTGTTTGGAATGAACATGTCCAAGGCTGCAACACTCTTATTACTTGTTAAACACATTATTCATCACCGTGGACAAATGACCGTTCTTATGCGCCAAGCGGGAGTAAGCGTTCCGGGGGTTTATGGACCTGCACGAGAAGGATGGGCACAAATGGGGATGTCAGCTCCAACTATTTAA
- a CDS encoding ABC transporter permease produces the protein MFLAIKELLHAKFRYVMMGIIIILIAWLVFILSGLGNGLSTLSAATIKNLDANYVVYEKSAGATFNKSIISSNLIDEIKENKDVKDAAAFGSSMAAVSKEKTDDSHKKTDVALLGITLGSFIEPGVIEGKQLSPNEKFGVLANESLKDAGYKMGDELLVSNSNMKLTIIGFVENETFNHLPVLFTNMDTWRDYQYAAQGSDNGVTKPVQAITLKAPNLDAAKLDKEINGIETVTKSVAVNGMPGYKEETGTILMMLAFLIVISAFIISVFFYVITIQKTPQFGVMKAIGASNRFISKAIVAQVFILSFFGILVGAGLTYLTALAFPKEMPFDLDVNLVVLYAFALLIISLLSSLVSVRQITKIDPLTALGRVE, from the coding sequence TTGTTTTTAGCTATAAAAGAATTACTGCATGCGAAATTTCGATATGTGATGATGGGTATTATTATTATCTTAATTGCCTGGTTGGTTTTTATCTTATCAGGGCTTGGAAATGGTCTATCGACTTTAAGTGCTGCCACGATTAAAAATTTAGATGCAAATTATGTTGTTTATGAGAAATCTGCTGGTGCCACCTTTAATAAATCTATTATCTCTAGTAATTTAATCGATGAGATTAAAGAAAATAAAGATGTAAAGGATGCAGCAGCGTTTGGATCATCAATGGCGGCTGTTTCTAAAGAAAAAACAGATGATAGTCACAAGAAAACGGATGTTGCACTACTTGGAATCACGCTCGGCTCATTTATTGAACCAGGCGTTATCGAGGGAAAACAACTTTCACCTAATGAAAAGTTTGGTGTTCTAGCTAATGAGAGTTTAAAAGATGCAGGGTACAAAATGGGTGATGAACTGCTTGTTTCAAATTCCAACATGAAGTTAACCATTATTGGTTTTGTTGAAAATGAAACATTTAACCATTTACCTGTATTATTTACGAATATGGATACCTGGAGAGATTATCAATATGCGGCACAAGGTTCTGACAATGGTGTTACTAAACCTGTTCAAGCCATTACTTTAAAAGCGCCTAATTTAGATGCTGCTAAGCTTGATAAGGAAATAAATGGCATTGAAACTGTTACAAAGTCAGTAGCTGTAAATGGGATGCCAGGGTATAAGGAAGAAACTGGGACAATTTTAATGATGCTTGCATTTTTAATCGTTATTTCAGCATTTATCATCTCCGTTTTCTTCTATGTCATAACAATACAAAAAACACCACAATTTGGTGTGATGAAGGCGATTGGGGCTTCGAATCGATTTATTTCTAAAGCTATTGTTGCACAGGTATTTATTTTGTCGTTTTTTGGTATTTTGGTAGGAGCAGGTTTAACGTATTTAACAGCACTTGCCTTTCCTAAAGAAATGCCCTTTGATTTAGATGTTAACCTAGTCGTCTTATATGCGTTTGCTTTATTAATAATAAGCCTATTAAGTTCAC
- a CDS encoding FAD-dependent monooxygenase: MFRHKKAIIIGGGISGKLAARVLAEFFHEVIILERDQEPQGPHPRKGAPQGEHLHALLFAGANGLESLFPGITDTFHKSGAVKINSTQDLSWFHHGVWKVRFDGGYTTTLQTRPHLEWIIEQYMKRISNVTVQYNHSVKNYMYHEEENRIHGVETIDASGSIKTMNADLIVDASGVSSLSTSWLAKRGMQIPEEQVKIGLSYASKSFSLPESAERDWSIKLVYPHPPQEKIGGTISKVEGNRYMVTLIGYHNAINDKEVLQNEDSFIEIAQKLPNQDIYTEVKNAVPLSKTSIFRVPQITWKHVDQAKNFPEGLLLIGDTICRIDPVFGQGMSIAVLEALALQKLLQCQNKMLKEITTTFHKQEAKIIAPIWNMVITEDFRYPATSGKRPLGLTIQQWYAKNIFILSSQNQEIYHAFVKVMNLVSPITTLMNLKIVVKSVIKRSITK; encoded by the coding sequence TTGTTTCGACATAAAAAAGCAATCATTATTGGTGGCGGTATTTCCGGAAAATTAGCGGCACGCGTATTGGCTGAATTTTTCCATGAGGTTATCATTTTGGAACGTGATCAAGAACCCCAAGGACCACATCCACGAAAAGGTGCTCCACAAGGTGAGCATTTACATGCACTCCTCTTTGCCGGTGCGAATGGTCTGGAATCCCTATTCCCAGGAATTACTGATACATTCCATAAAAGTGGTGCTGTAAAAATCAATTCCACTCAAGACCTTTCATGGTTTCACCATGGAGTGTGGAAGGTTCGGTTTGATGGAGGATATACCACCACTCTTCAAACACGGCCACATTTAGAATGGATAATAGAACAATACATGAAGAGGATTTCAAATGTAACCGTACAGTACAACCATTCGGTCAAGAATTATATGTATCATGAAGAGGAAAATCGAATTCACGGAGTTGAAACCATTGATGCTAGCGGCTCCATCAAAACCATGAATGCCGACCTCATCGTGGACGCAAGCGGGGTAAGCAGCCTTTCTACTAGCTGGTTAGCCAAACGAGGCATGCAAATTCCAGAAGAACAGGTAAAAATTGGATTGAGTTATGCTAGTAAATCATTTTCATTGCCTGAAAGTGCCGAGCGAGATTGGTCGATTAAACTCGTCTATCCTCATCCTCCACAGGAAAAAATAGGAGGAACCATCTCCAAGGTAGAGGGAAATCGTTATATGGTCACCCTCATCGGCTATCATAACGCAATAAATGACAAGGAAGTTTTACAAAATGAAGACAGCTTTATAGAAATAGCCCAAAAATTGCCTAACCAGGACATCTATACAGAAGTGAAGAACGCGGTCCCTTTATCCAAAACATCTATTTTTCGAGTTCCACAAATCACTTGGAAACATGTTGATCAGGCAAAGAATTTTCCTGAAGGACTCTTATTGATTGGGGATACAATTTGCAGGATTGATCCCGTTTTTGGACAAGGCATGAGTATTGCCGTGTTAGAGGCACTCGCATTGCAAAAGCTGTTACAGTGCCAAAACAAAATGCTGAAAGAAATAACCACCACATTCCACAAGCAGGAAGCAAAAATAATTGCCCCTATCTGGAATATGGTGATTACGGAAGATTTTCGCTACCCTGCCACAAGTGGAAAAAGGCCATTAGGTCTTACGATTCAACAATGGTATGCAAAAAATATTTTTATATTATCATCGCAAAATCAAGAAATTTATCACGCTTTTGTAAAAGTCATGAATCTCGTCAGTCCGATTACCACCCTCATGAACCTAAAAATTGTTGTAAAGAGTGTAATAAAACGGAGTATTACTAAATAA
- a CDS encoding acetolactate synthase catalytic subunit, whose translation MMTNLTEANKEIEISKKELTNAQRFALALKRNGVKYIFGQSNPQTIMLACSDLGIKQIGFRQENAGSYMAQAYAMCSGTVPVVAAQNGPAATLLVPGLAECLKASHPVVALVDEVPIAEEEKNSFQEIDHLKLFSGVAKWVKKVPSEARIEDYVDMAFTAAASGRPGPAVLLCPKDLTFDMTKNPVRTERKACLSNYPLDRTIADLEKIEEAAELLVNAERPFIYAGGGVISSGANDELRQIQEECSIPVATTTMGKGSVDEEHPLTLGPIGYYMGKGGATKYLKTMVQEADVILLVGNRTNQNGTDSWNLLPRDAKFIHIDIDPTEIGRNYEALRLAGDAKLTLAALKHALLRRNLEKREKIRPMIKETISKARIAHREEAAQIQSSDQSPIKVERFLAELDKQLTDEHIIVADASFSSVWLANYITAKGNRKFIFPRGIAGLGWGLPMAMGAKVAKPDRKVFCLTGDGGFAHVWSELETCKRHGIEVVVAVINNEILAYQKLAEQARWGRNTNACELTAVDHAKVAEACGVKGIRVSSPGKITEALNDAFTSKGSVVIDLISDPASIPPLPFLSVLENV comes from the coding sequence ATGATGACAAATTTAACAGAAGCGAATAAGGAAATTGAAATTTCAAAAAAAGAATTAACAAATGCACAGAGGTTTGCTCTTGCTTTAAAACGTAACGGCGTTAAGTATATCTTTGGCCAAAGTAATCCGCAAACGATTATGCTGGCATGTTCAGATCTCGGGATTAAACAAATCGGGTTTAGACAGGAAAATGCAGGTTCTTACATGGCTCAAGCATATGCTATGTGCTCCGGGACTGTACCTGTTGTGGCAGCCCAAAATGGACCAGCCGCGACATTATTAGTACCAGGTTTAGCTGAATGTTTAAAAGCATCTCATCCGGTCGTTGCCCTTGTAGATGAGGTGCCAATCGCTGAAGAGGAAAAAAACTCATTCCAAGAGATTGACCATCTAAAGCTATTTTCGGGAGTAGCAAAATGGGTAAAAAAGGTTCCATCCGAAGCACGAATTGAAGATTATGTAGATATGGCTTTCACAGCTGCCGCAAGTGGAAGACCAGGACCAGCAGTCTTGCTCTGTCCTAAAGATTTAACCTTTGATATGACGAAAAATCCTGTAAGAACTGAGAGAAAGGCATGTTTATCCAATTATCCTTTAGATAGAACCATCGCCGACCTAGAAAAAATTGAAGAAGCGGCAGAATTGCTAGTAAACGCCGAGCGTCCATTTATTTATGCTGGGGGAGGGGTCATTTCCTCAGGTGCTAATGATGAACTTCGCCAAATTCAAGAGGAATGTTCGATTCCTGTAGCAACAACGACCATGGGAAAAGGTTCAGTAGATGAAGAACATCCTTTAACCCTTGGACCCATCGGTTACTATATGGGAAAGGGTGGAGCTACAAAATATTTAAAAACAATGGTTCAAGAGGCCGATGTTATCTTATTAGTTGGAAACCGAACCAATCAGAATGGAACAGACTCATGGAACTTATTACCGAGAGATGCAAAATTTATTCATATCGATATTGACCCTACGGAAATTGGTAGAAACTATGAAGCACTGAGATTAGCAGGAGATGCGAAGTTAACATTAGCAGCTTTAAAACATGCCCTTTTACGAAGAAACTTGGAAAAAAGAGAGAAAATTCGTCCTATGATTAAAGAAACGATTTCAAAAGCTAGAATTGCACATAGGGAAGAAGCGGCTCAAATTCAAAGCTCAGACCAATCACCGATTAAAGTAGAAAGATTTTTAGCAGAGCTAGATAAACAATTAACCGACGAACATATTATTGTCGCGGACGCAAGCTTTTCATCAGTTTGGTTGGCGAATTATATAACAGCAAAAGGAAATCGGAAATTTATCTTTCCTAGAGGAATAGCTGGTCTCGGGTGGGGGCTTCCTATGGCAATGGGTGCAAAGGTAGCAAAACCTGATAGAAAGGTTTTTTGTCTTACAGGCGATGGAGGCTTCGCTCATGTATGGAGTGAACTAGAAACGTGTAAGCGGCATGGAATTGAAGTGGTGGTTGCAGTCATTAACAATGAAATACTTGCCTATCAAAAATTGGCAGAGCAGGCACGTTGGGGAAGAAATACAAATGCTTGCGAGCTTACAGCTGTAGATCATGCGAAAGTTGCAGAAGCATGTGGAGTAAAAGGTATTAGAGTAAGTTCACCAGGTAAAATAACAGAAGCATTGAATGATGCATTTACGAGCAAAGGCTCTGTTGTTATCGATTTGATTTCAGACCCTGCATCTATACCTCCTCTGCCATTTTTAAGTGTTTTAGAAAACGTATAA
- a CDS encoding SDR family oxidoreductase: MMMKKKVLIIGATGLVGNAVMKYFGTKDDCSVIAVSRRKPAETFGARHVSVDLTNQEQCREVFGSMLDITHVVYTALFEKPNLISGWTDQEQIHTNALMLRNMLEPLEKASQTLRHVTLMQGAKAYGVHVKKIQNPAREGISEMHEQPNFYWLQEEYLKEKQKGKSWSWTIFRPAIIFGESIGSPMNVLTAFGVYAALLKEEGKPLHFPGGVETILVATDVDLLARAIAWAGETEKAKGEAFNITNGDVFVWSTIWKTIANTLGMEPGENVPLCLTEEIPKRETEWKYICEKYGLVSPGIKEFVGSSFEFADYYFSFGHKEMRYPPLYSDMKLHKAGFHEWEDTEEMFVKWFRLFQEKRLLPRP; this comes from the coding sequence ATGATGATGAAGAAAAAAGTGTTAATAATAGGTGCAACTGGACTTGTAGGCAATGCAGTAATGAAATACTTTGGGACTAAGGATGACTGCAGTGTAATTGCTGTTTCTCGCAGGAAACCCGCTGAAACCTTTGGTGCCAGGCACGTATCTGTTGATTTAACCAATCAGGAACAGTGTCGAGAGGTATTTGGAAGCATGTTGGATATTACACACGTTGTTTATACAGCTTTATTTGAAAAGCCGAATTTAATTTCCGGGTGGACTGATCAGGAGCAGATTCATACTAATGCTCTCATGTTGCGAAACATGTTAGAACCCTTGGAAAAGGCTTCTCAAACTCTAAGACATGTCACCTTAATGCAGGGTGCTAAAGCCTATGGTGTGCATGTTAAAAAGATTCAAAATCCCGCTCGAGAGGGCATTTCGGAGATGCATGAGCAACCCAATTTTTACTGGTTACAAGAAGAGTATTTGAAAGAGAAACAAAAAGGAAAATCATGGTCATGGACTATCTTTCGGCCAGCAATCATTTTTGGTGAATCCATTGGTAGTCCGATGAATGTTCTTACCGCTTTTGGTGTTTATGCAGCTCTATTAAAGGAAGAAGGAAAACCACTTCACTTTCCTGGTGGTGTAGAAACTATACTTGTGGCGACGGATGTAGATCTTCTTGCTAGAGCGATTGCATGGGCAGGTGAAACTGAAAAAGCAAAAGGGGAAGCATTTAATATTACAAACGGCGATGTATTTGTTTGGTCAACCATATGGAAAACAATTGCAAACACTTTAGGGATGGAACCGGGTGAGAATGTTCCTTTATGCTTAACAGAGGAAATTCCAAAACGAGAGACAGAATGGAAATATATTTGTGAAAAATATGGGCTTGTTTCCCCGGGAATTAAAGAATTTGTAGGTTCATCATTTGAATTTGCAGATTACTACTTCTCATTCGGACATAAAGAAATGAGATATCCCCCACTATATTCCGATATGAAACTCCATAAAGCGGGTTTTCATGAGTGGGAAGATACAGAGGAAATGTTTGTAAAATGGTTTCGGTTGTTTCAAGAAAAACGGCTCTTGCCGCGTCCTTAA